The following coding sequences lie in one Flavobacterium sediminis genomic window:
- a CDS encoding heavy-metal-associated domain-containing protein, whose protein sequence is MKKIKVFSLIILSAIALTSCKKENEESAKVQVAETTKTEAQNDVPAKVETASFTIDGMTCEIGCAKTIESKLSGLEGVEEAKVNFEEKKATVVFDANKQSAESLKSTVEDVAGGDTYTVSDIQVTPKA, encoded by the coding sequence ATGAAAAAAATAAAAGTTTTTTCCCTAATAATCCTTTCTGCTATAGCTTTAACAAGCTGTAAAAAAGAAAACGAAGAATCTGCCAAAGTTCAAGTAGCCGAAACTACAAAAACAGAAGCTCAAAATGACGTTCCGGCAAAAGTTGAAACAGCTAGTTTTACAATTGACGGTATGACTTGCGAAATAGGTTGTGCTAAAACAATTGAAAGTAAACTTTCCGGTCTGGAAGGTGTAGAAGAAGCAAAAGTAAACTTTGAAGAGAAAAAAGCTACTGTTGTTTTTGACGCTAACAAACAATCTGCTGAAAGTTTAAAATCAACTGTTGAAGATGTAGCCGGCGGTGATACTTACACCGTAAGTGATATTCAGGTAACTCCGAAAGCATAA
- a CDS encoding DMT family transporter — protein sequence MGKNNLKWYLLGFLGCVWGSSFILMQLGLKGVNPIQLGSLRIIFAGLFLLVIGFNHLKKIPSYKWKYIALTALCGTFVPVFLFAMALSKIDGSISSILNSLTPLNTLLVGLLFFKIPVERRQFFGVGLGFLGCVLLVLFGNNHGTTENYLYAVLIVLASLFYGTNVNLIKKYLSDLHPLTISVGNFSIMIIPAILVLYFSDFFLIADQPKVQTSLLFIGILGMVGTGISNIIFFKLIQLSSPVFASSVTYIIPVVAIFLGTFFMNESLNVLQIIGAVVVLIGVYFSSRK from the coding sequence ATGGGAAAGAATAATTTAAAGTGGTATTTGTTAGGGTTCTTGGGGTGCGTATGGGGTAGCTCATTTATCCTGATGCAATTAGGTTTAAAAGGCGTAAATCCGATTCAGCTAGGTTCGTTGCGGATCATTTTTGCAGGATTGTTTTTGTTAGTGATCGGTTTTAATCATTTAAAGAAAATACCATCCTATAAATGGAAATATATAGCCTTAACAGCTTTATGCGGAACGTTTGTTCCGGTTTTTCTGTTTGCTATGGCTTTGTCAAAAATTGACGGATCCATAAGTTCTATTTTAAACTCACTTACTCCGCTGAACACGCTTTTGGTAGGCTTGCTGTTCTTTAAAATTCCGGTAGAGAGAAGACAGTTTTTTGGTGTAGGCTTAGGTTTTCTAGGATGTGTTTTATTGGTATTATTCGGAAATAATCACGGAACAACAGAAAATTATTTATATGCCGTACTGATAGTTCTGGCTTCACTTTTTTATGGAACCAATGTAAATCTGATAAAGAAGTATCTTTCAGATTTGCATCCGTTGACCATTAGTGTGGGGAATTTTTCAATTATGATAATACCTGCTATTCTGGTATTGTATTTTTCAGATTTCTTTTTGATCGCAGATCAGCCGAAAGTACAGACTTCCTTGTTGTTTATCGGGATCTTGGGTATGGTAGGTACGGGGATTTCGAATATCATTTTCTTTAAGTTGATCCAGTTGTCTTCACCGGTTTTTGCTTCTTCCGTTACTTATATCATTCCGGTTGTGGCTATCTTTCTCGGAACATTTTTTATGAATGAAAGTTTGAACGTTCTTCAGATAATCGGAGCTGTAGTAGTGTTAATCGGAGTCTATTTCTCCAGTAGAAAATAA
- a CDS encoding M16 family metallopeptidase: MKKSLMALSTALLLGGVTNAQKVAFEEYDLANGLHVVLHQDNSAPVVITSVMYHVGAKDEQPDRTGFAHFFEHLLFEGTKNIDRGEWFKIVTANGGQNNANTTDDRTYYYEVFPSNNLELAIWMESERLMHPVINQIGVDTQNEVVKEEKRLRVDNQPYGNLIKAVKQNMFKVHPYRWTTIGEMEHLDAATLEEFQAFNKKFYIPNNAVLVVAGQFDTAQAKEWIARYFSPIPKGTPVTRKHYEEAPITESFKTTWEDPNIQIPMYVACYRTPSMKTRDARVLDMISSYLSDGKSSKLYKKLVDDQKKALQIGAFNYSQEDYGMYFIYSLPMGQTTEEDLLKGIDEEITKLQTELISEKDYEKLQNKFESDYVNSNASVEGIANNLANYYLLYGDINLINTEIDIFRSITREEIKEVANKYLKPNQRMVLDYVPAKEKTQN; this comes from the coding sequence ATGAAAAAATCTTTAATGGCTTTGAGTACTGCATTACTACTTGGAGGTGTTACCAATGCTCAAAAGGTAGCATTTGAAGAATATGATTTAGCCAATGGATTACACGTTGTGCTTCACCAAGACAACTCAGCACCGGTAGTCATTACATCTGTAATGTACCACGTAGGAGCTAAAGATGAACAACCGGACAGAACCGGATTCGCTCACTTTTTTGAACACTTATTATTTGAAGGCACTAAAAACATCGACCGTGGAGAATGGTTTAAGATTGTTACAGCCAACGGAGGGCAAAATAATGCCAATACTACCGACGACAGAACATACTACTATGAAGTATTCCCTTCAAACAACTTAGAATTAGCCATTTGGATGGAATCGGAACGTTTGATGCATCCGGTTATCAATCAAATTGGTGTTGACACGCAAAATGAGGTAGTAAAAGAAGAAAAAAGACTTCGTGTTGACAATCAACCTTACGGAAATCTTATTAAAGCCGTAAAACAAAACATGTTTAAAGTTCACCCGTACCGTTGGACAACCATCGGAGAAATGGAACATTTAGACGCAGCGACCTTAGAAGAATTCCAAGCTTTTAACAAAAAATTCTACATTCCTAACAACGCTGTTTTAGTAGTTGCCGGGCAATTTGATACAGCTCAGGCAAAAGAATGGATTGCGCGATATTTCAGTCCTATTCCAAAAGGGACTCCTGTAACCCGCAAGCATTATGAAGAAGCTCCGATCACTGAGTCATTCAAAACCACCTGGGAAGACCCGAACATTCAGATTCCTATGTATGTGGCTTGCTACAGAACACCCTCTATGAAAACACGTGATGCCAGAGTTTTAGACATGATCTCTTCTTACCTTTCTGACGGAAAAAGTTCAAAACTATACAAAAAGTTAGTTGACGATCAGAAAAAAGCATTGCAAATCGGCGCTTTTAACTACAGTCAGGAAGATTATGGTATGTACTTTATCTACAGTTTACCAATGGGACAAACTACAGAAGAAGACTTATTAAAAGGTATAGATGAAGAAATAACCAAACTGCAAACAGAACTTATTTCTGAAAAAGACTATGAAAAACTTCAGAATAAATTTGAAAGTGACTATGTAAACAGTAATGCAAGTGTGGAAGGAATTGCTAACAACTTAGCCAATTACTATTTACTATATGGAGACATCAATCTGATCAACACAGAAATTGACATTTTCCGTTCTATTACCAGAGAAGAAATCAAAGAAGTAGCTAACAAGTACCTAAAACCTAACCAAAGAATGGTTTTAGATTACGTACCTGCTAAGGAAAAAACTCAAAACTAA
- the mce gene encoding methylmalonyl-CoA epimerase produces MNKIEHIGIAVKDLKESNLIFEKLFGQPAYKEEEVESEGVKTSFFMNGPNKIELLEATREDSPIAKFIEKKGEGIHHIAFDVTDIVAEIERLKAEGFVVLNEQPKKGADNKWVAFLHPKTTNGVLVELCQEIN; encoded by the coding sequence ATGAATAAAATAGAACATATAGGAATAGCGGTGAAAGATTTGAAAGAGTCTAATTTGATTTTTGAGAAGCTTTTCGGGCAGCCGGCTTATAAAGAAGAAGAAGTGGAAAGTGAAGGGGTGAAAACTTCTTTTTTTATGAATGGTCCTAATAAAATAGAATTATTGGAAGCAACCAGAGAAGATAGTCCTATTGCAAAATTTATAGAAAAAAAAGGAGAAGGAATTCATCATATTGCTTTTGATGTAACAGATATTGTAGCTGAAATTGAGCGTTTAAAAGCAGAAGGGTTTGTGGTTTTAAACGAACAACCTAAAAAGGGAGCGGATAATAAATGGGTAGCTTTTTTGCATCCAAAAACGACAAATGGAGTTCTAGTTGAACTTTGTCAGGAAATAAACTAA
- the rpmA gene encoding 50S ribosomal protein L27 encodes MAHKKGVGSSKNGRESESKRLGVKIYGGQAAIAGNIIVRQRGSKHNPGENVYMGKDHTLHAKVDGIVQFQKKRDNKSYVSVVPFEA; translated from the coding sequence ATGGCTCATAAGAAAGGTGTCGGTAGTTCGAAGAACGGTAGAGAATCAGAATCGAAACGTTTAGGCGTTAAAATTTATGGTGGTCAAGCTGCTATCGCAGGGAACATCATCGTTAGACAAAGAGGTTCTAAACATAACCCAGGTGAAAACGTTTACATGGGTAAAGATCATACTTTACATGCTAAAGTTGACGGAATTGTTCAGTTTCAAAAGAAAAGAGATAACAAATCTTATGTTTCTGTAGTTCCGTTTGAAGCTTAA
- the rbfA gene encoding 30S ribosome-binding factor RbfA, producing METNRQKKIGNLIQNDLVDILQGEVRKNGIHNLIISVSRVNVTSDLSIAKIFLSVFPSEKGAEILKAIKSNSPLIKNDLAQRVKNQLRKVPNLVFYIDDSLDYIEKIDQALSGEENPVKNPDLLAKRKKS from the coding sequence ATGGAAACAAACAGACAAAAAAAAATTGGCAACCTCATACAGAATGATTTGGTTGATATTTTACAAGGTGAAGTGAGAAAAAACGGAATTCACAATCTTATTATATCCGTATCAAGAGTAAATGTTACCTCTGATTTATCGATCGCTAAGATTTTCTTAAGCGTTTTCCCTTCTGAAAAAGGAGCAGAAATCTTAAAAGCAATAAAATCAAACAGTCCCTTAATCAAAAATGACTTAGCTCAACGTGTTAAAAACCAATTACGAAAAGTACCGAACTTAGTTTTCTATATCGATGACAGCTTAGACTACATAGAAAAGATAGATCAAGCACTAAGCGGAGAAGAAAATCCGGTTAAAAACCCTGATCTATTAGCCAAAAGAAAAAAATCATAA
- the gldD gene encoding gliding motility lipoprotein GldD, which produces MLKKSIMRKIILILLFLGLQSCGEDTLPKPQGQLRLEYPNPVYGKLEGSCPFTFDVNNETKIKGNENCSFELHYPKMKATIYVTYKKVEGNVEDLLRDAQKLTYEHAIKADEISTQPYINSEKKVYGMFSEVGGNAATNAQFYVTDSTKNFLVGSMYFYAKPNFDSILPAASYVKDDIRRIMESVEWKE; this is translated from the coding sequence ATGTTGAAAAAGAGTATTATGCGAAAAATTATATTGATTCTACTTTTTTTAGGTTTACAATCTTGTGGTGAAGACACTTTGCCTAAACCGCAAGGGCAATTGCGATTGGAATATCCGAATCCTGTTTACGGGAAGTTAGAAGGTAGTTGTCCTTTTACTTTTGACGTTAATAATGAAACAAAAATAAAAGGAAATGAGAATTGTTCTTTTGAACTGCATTATCCTAAAATGAAAGCAACAATATATGTTACGTATAAAAAAGTTGAAGGAAATGTAGAAGACTTATTGAGAGATGCTCAAAAACTAACATACGAACATGCCATCAAAGCAGATGAGATCAGTACGCAGCCCTATATAAATTCAGAAAAAAAGGTATACGGTATGTTTTCGGAAGTCGGAGGAAATGCAGCTACAAATGCACAGTTTTATGTTACGGATAGTACAAAGAACTTTTTAGTAGGCAGTATGTATTTCTATGCAAAACCTAATTTTGATTCTATTTTACCTGCAGCCAGTTATGTCAAGGACGATATCAGGAGGATTATGGAATCTGTTGAATGGAAAGAATAA
- a CDS encoding HU family DNA-binding protein, with the protein MTKADIVAKISEKLGLEKADVQATVESFMEEVKNSLETGDNVYLRGFGSFIIKTRAEKTGRNISKNTTIKIPAHNIPAFKPAKVFVEGVKTKTEVTV; encoded by the coding sequence ATGACGAAAGCAGATATCGTAGCGAAAATTTCTGAAAAACTAGGTCTTGAAAAAGCAGATGTTCAAGCAACAGTTGAATCTTTCATGGAAGAAGTGAAAAATTCATTAGAAACAGGAGACAATGTTTACTTAAGAGGTTTCGGAAGCTTCATCATCAAAACAAGAGCTGAAAAAACAGGAAGAAACATCTCTAAAAACACTACAATTAAAATTCCTGCACACAACATCCCTGCATTTAAACCCGCTAAAGTTTTTGTTGAAGGAGTAAAAACAAAGACTGAAGTAACCGTATAA
- the rplU gene encoding 50S ribosomal protein L21 has translation MYAIVEIAGQQFKVSKDQKVFVHRLTGAEGDKVSFDKVLLLEDNGTVTLGAPAIEGASVEAKVLQHVKGDKVIVFKKKRRKGYKKKNGHRQALTQIIIEGIVASGAPKKAAAPKAKAAAKKGDDLKKIEGIGPKAAEVLVAAGVDTYAKLAGTSADKVKEILDAAEAKVQHLDPTTWAQQAQLAADGKWDELQKLQDELNGGKAV, from the coding sequence ATGTACGCAATCGTAGAGATAGCAGGGCAACAATTTAAAGTAAGCAAAGACCAAAAAGTTTTTGTACATCGTTTAACAGGAGCTGAAGGAGATAAAGTTTCTTTCGATAAAGTTCTTTTGTTAGAGGATAATGGTACAGTAACTTTAGGCGCCCCAGCTATAGAAGGTGCTTCTGTGGAAGCCAAAGTTTTACAACATGTAAAAGGTGACAAAGTAATCGTTTTCAAAAAGAAAAGAAGAAAAGGTTACAAAAAGAAAAATGGTCACAGACAAGCATTGACTCAAATTATTATTGAAGGTATTGTAGCTTCAGGAGCTCCTAAAAAAGCTGCTGCGCCAAAAGCAAAAGCTGCTGCTAAAAAAGGAGATGATTTGAAAAAAATTGAAGGTATCGGGCCTAAAGCTGCTGAGGTGTTAGTAGCTGCCGGAGTAGATACTTATGCTAAATTAGCTGGAACTTCTGCTGATAAAGTAAAAGAAATTTTAGATGCAGCTGAAGCTAAAGTACAACATTTAGATCCTACTACTTGGGCTCAACAAGCACAATTAGCTGCTGACGGGAAGTGGGATGAATTACAGAAATTACAAGATGAATTAAACGGTGGTAAAGCTGTTTAA
- a CDS encoding gliding motility-associated protein GldE produces the protein MDSDPSSFFSTIDFEMLTGMLVVFVLLICSAFISGSEVALFSLSQKDIDDLEHEDTNKGNQVTKLLNRPKQLLATILVANNFINIGVVIIFSSFSERLFGSVHSVVMRFVLEVVVVTFLILLFGEVLPKIYANRNNVTFAKMVLIPVSLLFRVLAPIAIPMRNITLYIEKKFSVQKTNFSVDQLSQALELTNQEETTVEEQKLLEGIVSFGNTEVRQVMSPRIDLFALDIEETFDEVLPKIIDKGYSRIPVYKESVDQIEGVLFIKDLIPYIDEKKDFKWQSLIREPFFVPENKKLDNLLKEFQGMKNHLAIVVDEYGGTSGLISLEDILEEIVGDISDEFDDENLVYSQIDDKNYVFDGKIGLKDFFRIVEVDEEVFEQAKGEAETLAGFILEISGNFPKKGQKISFESYLFTIESLDKRRIKQIKVTLS, from the coding sequence TTGGACTCGGACCCTTCCAGTTTTTTTTCTACTATTGATTTTGAAATGCTAACCGGAATGTTAGTTGTTTTCGTTCTGCTTATTTGCTCAGCTTTTATTTCCGGTTCTGAAGTAGCTCTTTTTTCGCTTTCACAGAAAGATATTGACGATTTAGAGCATGAGGATACAAATAAAGGCAATCAGGTTACTAAATTACTTAACAGACCCAAGCAGTTATTGGCTACGATCTTAGTGGCTAATAATTTCATTAATATTGGTGTAGTTATTATTTTTTCTTCTTTTAGCGAAAGGCTTTTTGGAAGTGTTCATTCGGTTGTGATGCGTTTTGTACTCGAAGTAGTTGTCGTTACATTCCTGATATTGCTTTTCGGGGAAGTGTTACCGAAGATCTATGCTAATAGAAATAATGTAACTTTTGCTAAAATGGTTTTAATTCCGGTTTCTCTATTGTTCAGAGTTCTGGCACCAATAGCCATTCCGATGCGAAATATCACTTTGTATATAGAAAAGAAATTTAGTGTTCAAAAAACAAATTTTTCGGTAGATCAGCTTTCTCAGGCTTTAGAGTTGACCAATCAGGAAGAAACAACGGTAGAAGAACAAAAGCTGTTGGAAGGAATTGTTTCTTTCGGGAATACGGAAGTACGTCAGGTAATGAGTCCTCGTATTGACCTTTTCGCATTGGATATAGAAGAAACTTTTGATGAAGTCTTACCGAAAATCATAGATAAAGGATACTCTCGTATTCCGGTGTATAAAGAAAGTGTCGATCAGATAGAAGGCGTTCTTTTTATTAAAGACCTTATTCCTTATATAGACGAAAAGAAAGATTTTAAATGGCAAAGTCTGATCAGAGAACCGTTCTTTGTTCCTGAGAATAAAAAACTGGATAACTTGTTGAAAGAATTTCAGGGAATGAAAAATCACTTAGCCATTGTGGTAGATGAATACGGAGGAACTTCCGGTTTGATTTCTCTGGAAGATATTTTGGAAGAAATTGTCGGAGATATAAGCGATGAGTTTGACGATGAAAACTTGGTGTATTCACAGATTGATGATAAAAATTATGTGTTCGACGGAAAGATAGGACTGAAAGATTTTTTCAGAATTGTAGAGGTTGATGAAGAAGTATTTGAACAAGCAAAAGGAGAGGCAGAAACCTTAGCCGGATTTATATTAGAGATATCCGGTAATTTTCCTAAAAAAGGACAGAAAATCTCATTTGAATCTTACTTGTTTACAATTGAGAGTTTAGATAAGCGAAGAATAAAACAGATTAAAGTTACGTTATCGTAA
- a CDS encoding ABC transporter permease → MNFSLYIAKRYSISFSKSSAINFITIIASIGIIASSMALFVVLSVFSGLRDFSLSFTNATDPDLRIQPIQGKVLTLSPEIEKELQKSTIIADFSKTIEERVLFYYKEKEQVAYIKGVDSNFSKVTDIKRHLYAGNWLETQSNEVVVGSEISRKLNLGLFDFNNALEVYTPKAGKGAIDNIEDAFTIKKLAPTGIFSISEDIDNKYVFCDLSLAQNLLFFKPNQISFIEVKLNEGISEDQGITELNRIFKDQIKIKNRAQLNDALYKMLNSENIAVYLIFTLVIIIALFNLIGALIMMIIDKKNNLKTLLSLGCLKQELSRIFLYQGLLMTFSGGIIGLLLGILLVILQQQFSLIMITPNLAYPVVFEIQNIAIVIITITTLGYLASLIASRSISKFIK, encoded by the coding sequence TTGAATTTCTCTCTATACATAGCTAAACGGTATAGCATTTCTTTCAGTAAAAGTTCAGCAATCAACTTTATCACCATTATTGCCTCTATAGGCATTATTGCTAGCTCCATGGCTCTTTTTGTTGTCCTTTCTGTCTTTAGCGGCTTACGCGATTTCAGCCTGAGCTTTACCAATGCAACAGATCCTGATTTACGTATACAACCTATTCAGGGCAAAGTTTTAACACTTTCTCCGGAAATTGAAAAAGAACTCCAAAAAAGTACCATCATTGCCGATTTCAGCAAAACTATTGAAGAACGCGTACTTTTTTACTACAAGGAAAAAGAACAAGTCGCTTATATAAAAGGTGTAGACTCAAATTTCAGCAAGGTAACCGACATCAAGCGACATCTTTATGCCGGTAACTGGCTTGAAACCCAATCGAACGAAGTGGTTGTCGGTTCTGAGATAAGCAGAAAATTAAACTTAGGGCTTTTTGATTTCAACAATGCCTTAGAAGTTTACACACCAAAAGCCGGAAAAGGCGCTATTGACAATATAGAAGATGCTTTTACCATAAAAAAACTAGCCCCGACAGGCATTTTCAGTATTAGTGAAGACATTGACAATAAATATGTATTTTGCGATTTAAGTCTGGCTCAAAATTTATTATTCTTCAAACCGAACCAGATTAGTTTTATTGAAGTCAAACTCAACGAAGGCATAAGTGAAGATCAAGGAATTACAGAATTAAACAGAATTTTTAAAGACCAGATCAAGATTAAAAACAGAGCTCAATTAAACGATGCGCTGTACAAAATGCTCAATTCCGAAAATATTGCCGTATATCTTATTTTTACCCTTGTCATCATCATTGCTCTTTTTAACCTGATCGGCGCCTTAATCATGATGATTATCGACAAAAAGAACAATTTAAAAACACTACTCTCTTTAGGGTGTTTAAAACAGGAACTTTCCAGAATATTTTTATACCAAGGTCTGTTAATGACCTTTTCAGGAGGAATAATCGGTCTACTTTTAGGCATTTTGCTTGTTATTTTACAACAACAATTCAGCTTAATTATGATCACCCCTAACTTAGCTTACCCTGTTGTTTTTGAAATACAAAACATAGCTATCGTTATCATCACTATTACCACATTAGGCTACTTAGCCTCCTTAATTGCCAGCAGAAGTATTTCTAAGTTTATAAAATAA
- a CDS encoding single-stranded DNA-binding protein: protein MNGTVNKVLLIGHLGDEVKMHYFDGGNCIGRFPLATNEVYINKTTGEKITSTEWHNIVVRNKAAEICEKYLSKGDKIYIEGRIKSRQWQAEDGNTKYTTEIQVTEFTFLTTKKDPDANRQNLKSNEQESPKNSNFDDENLGNDDLPF, encoded by the coding sequence ATGAACGGAACAGTAAATAAAGTACTTTTAATAGGACATTTGGGAGACGAAGTGAAGATGCATTATTTTGACGGAGGAAATTGTATTGGCAGATTTCCGTTGGCAACCAATGAAGTTTATATTAATAAAACAACAGGAGAGAAAATTACATCTACAGAATGGCATAATATTGTAGTGCGTAATAAAGCTGCTGAAATTTGTGAAAAATATCTTTCTAAAGGAGATAAAATTTATATTGAAGGTCGTATTAAGTCAAGACAATGGCAGGCTGAAGATGGTAATACCAAATATACCACTGAGATTCAGGTTACAGAGTTTACTTTTCTGACTACTAAAAAAGATCCTGATGCAAACAGACAAAACTTAAAGTCTAATGAACAGGAATCTCCGAAAAATAGTAATTTTGACGACGAAAATTTAGGTAATGACGATTTACCTTTTTAA
- a CDS encoding M16 family metallopeptidase, giving the protein MKKIVYIATCLFLTITMQAQDRSMPKPGPAPTINIKNPETFTLKNGLKVLIVENHKLPRVSYTLTLDNAPYAQGDKKGVADLLGSMLGSGTENISKDAFNEEIDFLGANINFWSEGASANGLSRYSSRILELMADGALNPVFTQEEFDKQKDKMIEGLKADEKSVPSIARRVENALTFGKKHYKGEFVSEETLKNVSLADVKLNYNEYFVPGNAYLVIVGDIDYKKTKKQVEKLFGKWKKAIAPQIAYNDPKDVQYSQINFVDASNAVQSEISLVNLSNLKMTDKDYFAVLIANQILGGGGEGRLFLNLREKHGWTYGSYSSIGAGKYINKFRSSASVRNTVTDSAVVEIFNELKRIRTELVSEEELKNAKAKYIGNFVMQIEKPTTIARYALNKETQNLPDDFYEKYMQNINAVTSEDVLNAAKKYFLADNTRVIIVGKAADVLPGLEDLSKSAKLPIFYFDKYGNPTDKPVVKKPIPAGVTAKSVIEKHIQAIGGLEALKKVKSVMSFSGATIQGQKLDMVTKSAQDKFSAEISMMGMTVSKTVVTPKYGYTINQGQRMDITGDDLKQMQESAGTFKELKLLNNPDIELAGIETIKDKDAYAIKKGETTYYYDVKSGLKVAESREKEQMGQKMTQFTYYDNYVDVKGIKFPYNTTLSVGMDLEFTTSDVKINEGVSDSDFE; this is encoded by the coding sequence ATGAAGAAAATAGTATATATTGCTACCTGCTTATTTTTAACAATAACAATGCAAGCACAAGACAGATCCATGCCGAAACCGGGCCCGGCTCCTACAATTAATATTAAAAATCCTGAAACGTTCACTTTGAAAAACGGATTGAAAGTTTTGATTGTAGAAAATCATAAATTACCCAGAGTTTCTTACACCTTAACTTTAGACAATGCTCCTTATGCTCAGGGCGATAAAAAAGGAGTTGCCGACTTATTGGGTTCCATGTTAGGAAGTGGCACTGAAAACATCTCTAAAGATGCTTTTAATGAAGAGATCGATTTCTTAGGAGCAAATATCAACTTTTGGTCAGAAGGAGCTTCTGCAAACGGATTATCTCGTTATTCTTCCAGAATTTTAGAGTTAATGGCAGATGGTGCTTTAAACCCTGTATTCACTCAAGAAGAGTTTGACAAGCAAAAAGATAAAATGATCGAAGGCTTAAAAGCTGACGAAAAAAGCGTTCCTTCAATTGCTCGTCGAGTTGAAAACGCATTGACTTTCGGTAAAAAACACTATAAAGGAGAATTCGTTTCAGAAGAAACTTTAAAAAATGTTTCCTTAGCAGATGTTAAATTGAACTACAACGAATATTTCGTTCCGGGAAATGCTTATTTAGTGATCGTAGGAGATATTGATTATAAGAAAACAAAAAAACAAGTAGAAAAACTTTTCGGTAAATGGAAAAAAGCAATTGCTCCGCAAATTGCTTACAACGACCCTAAAGACGTTCAATATAGCCAAATCAACTTCGTTGATGCTTCAAACGCTGTACAGTCTGAGATTTCATTAGTAAATCTTTCTAATTTGAAAATGACAGACAAAGACTACTTTGCAGTTTTAATTGCGAACCAAATTTTAGGCGGTGGCGGAGAAGGTCGCTTATTCTTAAACCTTCGTGAAAAACACGGTTGGACTTACGGTTCTTACTCTTCAATAGGAGCCGGAAAATATATCAATAAATTCAGATCAAGTGCTTCAGTACGTAATACTGTAACTGACAGTGCTGTTGTTGAAATATTCAATGAATTAAAAAGAATCAGAACAGAATTAGTTTCTGAAGAAGAACTGAAAAACGCTAAAGCTAAGTACATCGGTAACTTTGTAATGCAGATCGAGAAACCTACAACTATCGCTCGTTATGCTTTAAACAAAGAAACACAGAACTTACCGGATGATTTCTACGAAAAATACATGCAAAACATCAACGCTGTAACTTCAGAGGATGTTCTAAATGCTGCCAAAAAATATTTCTTAGCTGACAATACGAGAGTAATCATCGTTGGGAAAGCAGCAGATGTTTTACCGGGACTTGAGGATTTAAGCAAATCCGCTAAATTACCTATTTTCTATTTTGACAAATATGGTAACCCTACTGACAAACCTGTTGTAAAAAAACCAATTCCTGCAGGCGTAACTGCAAAATCTGTAATTGAGAAACACATTCAGGCTATCGGTGGCTTAGAAGCTCTTAAAAAAGTAAAAAGTGTTATGAGCTTTTCAGGTGCTACTATCCAAGGACAAAAACTTGATATGGTTACTAAATCAGCTCAGGATAAATTCTCTGCTGAGATCAGCATGATGGGAATGACTGTTTCAAAAACCGTTGTGACTCCTAAATACGGTTACACTATTAACCAAGGACAAAGAATGGACATCACAGGAGATGATTTGAAACAAATGCAGGAATCTGCAGGAACTTTCAAAGAGTTAAAACTTTTAAACAACCCTGATATTGAATTAGCCGGAATTGAAACGATCAAAGACAAAGATGCTTATGCTATCAAAAAAGGCGAAACAACATATTACTACGACGTAAAATCAGGATTAAAAGTTGCTGAATCCAGAGAGAAAGAACAAATGGGACAAAAAATGACTCAGTTCACTTACTATGATAATTATGTAGATGTAAAAGGAATCAAGTTTCCGTACAATACGACTTTAAGCGTAGGAATGGATCTTGAATTCACAACTTCTGATGTTAAGATCAATGAAGGGGTTTCTGATTCGGATTTTGAATAA